The sequence TAGTACACtcaagatatgcaagttttagaacaatggtgtactaaaaacactcttccaatgctaaaatatattcaagaaatgtttaggaaggttaagctcatgaaacaatgaattagagcctttttatagaggaaaacgaccaaactagccgttaggggttcaaccggtcgagttaggggtctATCAGTTGATTaaccgttagcatttaatgcttggtaggtgaccATTAGACCTTGACCACCCCTTGACCGGTCCTCAACaagacctcaaccggttgaggttcaacctcgACCAGTGGAGATTCAACCTTGACCAGTTGAACAATCGTTTTGGAAGAGAAAGAGGATTTTTGCACCCTTCAACTGGTTTGAGTTGAACAGGTTGACCGGTTACTCATCCGATTCAActggttgagccatttttggctcaacaaccatcattttcaacttaaaaccttttaaacaagatTGGaagcatttgacacaaggttgtaattgaaaacatgaaatcatccaattttaaaagatttaaaacaaaataactcttggatgattttggtgcataaataaagaatgtaatgcatgaaaaacctagtgcactaacaaccttacaaagagatcctatgAAGCTtaagtcttgaaaaacacttctctttgaggtcttcttcttattgatttccTTTTGacctgattttgtttttgtgattgccactttggaaatcttcttgcctaatcacacttgaaatattatCATTAGTTCTAGACcttgttttattatcatcaaaactgagATTAACCAAATCTTGGTTTCATAGTAACTAATTACATAGAAGCTAGTTTAGGTAGAGCTAgctattccttatgaactaacTTAGCAAAAGGAAAGAGTGGTATGTCAAGGTGGTATTAGACGGATCAGAAGGCCATGTGTCTAATAAttggatctttggataatgtgttataatagcaacacatgtctattactagagactttgatattctctttctagtttgTAATGGTTATTTGGTGGTAAGGGTAGGTCAGTTTTAACAAGCAACTATTAGGACTGTTATGAACACCAAtattcatatgatcttagagaCTTAGCCATTTTCCTTTGAGATGACTAAGGAGATTCTCAATGATTATAGGGTATTCATATGGAAGTCAGAGGTTCTTCATGTTCTTCTTTCAAGAAGAACAAGACCaataccaaataaggaaagttaaaGAGAAGGAATAAAAGAGCAAGCTCAAGGACAAGTGCTTTatttgtgaccttttaggacactagaaaaggaatgccCAGTTTACttgaaggaaaaaggaaagtatacatcattttctcGTTGTTGAATATTTAATAATGGATTTCAACATTTACGGTAGATAGATTCTAAGCCCACTATTTGTAAGTCCTTATAGGATATTGAATAAGTGAGAAAGTTAAATAATGGGATTATACTTACTTCAAATGCAAGGTTAGTTATGCAGGTTAGTGGGAGGTaatatccttttcttttatatttattccattatcactttgccaagtgaTGAGAATAGTCAGATCTTAGGATTAaacctagcactaattaaacatttggtttcTAGATCTAGgccatattaatctaaataggatccaatgACTGATAAAGTCTAGACTCTTTGATTCTAGAAGATTTTTCAGTTTACgaatcctatatagatggtaaaatgactaaGAGGACTAaaaccaaggaatgtttggagttagtgcatattGACATGTATGGAACTTTTAGTGTCCATGCATGGGGAGGGTATAGGTATTCCATCACTTTTAGTGATGtttactctaggtttggatatgtacatAGGAGATCTGATGCCTTGAATACATTAATTGAATTTTAGGCGGGATCGGATAACTTGTTAGGTAAACATACCTAGTCACTTCAATTAGATCAAAGTgatatgtctagtaagtttgacTCTTTTTGTTGGAGCATGAGATTATTTCCTAGTTGTGTGGACCGAGgtctttattgaaaaatggagaggtggaaagaagatatcaaacttggatGGACATCGTGAGATTATAGATAGGTTTCTTATCTTTTCCTGGATTCTTTTGGGGATATGTTTTATAGACTATGTAATACCTCTTTTACTTAAGAAGTATATTAGTTTATAGCATATCTAAGAGTATTTTTGGGTTATTACCTTTATAGTCAGGATCATTAGAAGATATTTGTTGACACAAATGTCagattttttatgaagactatatgataaggaataagacaaaaagtgatatagattggaggaTATATTAGAATATAGTCCCACATTGCATAGGATACTATGGATCCAGAGGGTTAAAGACATACcattcctatgatttctagtaTACTAGTACCTCATCATAGTGGAAGGTTTATATCCCATAGATTATGAGGAAGTAGTGAGTAGTGTTTGTGCTCACTTAAGGCAAGTAGCTATGAAGAggtagttagaatctttgtattctaacatagtttgggTTCCTGTAGAAACACCTAAaaggataaaacccataggtgtaagGTGGTCTACAAGAGGAATACATGAGTAGATGGAAAACTTGAGATATATGTGGCTAAAActacaactcaaggttatagtttgaaactttgtttcactatggaaaaccttttcaacagtggtcatactcaaatccatcaaattactaCTATCTATTATAGTGTGTCTCATTTGTAAGatacaacaaccaaacattttcatagcaaagggccttgtgtATACAAGAAGGCGTAAGGAAGTGTAGTGATGCTCTAAGATATTGCaggtagatgacaatctactcattgaatatgatgtagggatattgtcATTAGTCAAAATTTGGTGGTCTACTCAGTTTTAGATGAAAATCTAGAGTAAAacacaatatattcttggggTTAAGGTTCTTTAAGActacaagaataggaaaattatgCCCTGTCACCTACATAGATGAGCATTTGGTCAAGTACATGATGTAAAACTCCAAGAAGGTTTGTTACTCTTTGGATTTGGAGTTGTCTTTCTTAGGATCAATGCTCTTGGACATCTATGGAGGAAGATCACATTAAGGTGGTATCCAATGCCTTTATGATGGAAAGACTTAAGTATGAGATGCTATGTACTAGACTAGATATTTGCTTTATTATAGAAATAATAAGGGGATATTAGTCCATTTCCTAATAGAGCTTTGGGTGgatgtcaaacatatactctAATATCTTTGGAGAACGAGGGATTATATGTTTGTGAGTCTTTGCAATGAGTTGGTACTCCTTTTGTACCGATAAATTGGACTTTAGTCTAATAAAGACTTTCACAGGTCTACATTTGGGTATGTGTACACTCtaagtgggtttttttttttttgtttctatagCGACAAAGAAAGCCTTTTGGCTTATGGGTAGTTCCCTTGCCTATATCCTCTAAGATCCTATTATGTGATAACAGTGGGATGATGACATGGTCTAAAGAACCGAAGTACCactagaagaggaaacacataaAGAGGAATTGTTACCTTATTGTGAGATAGTATAGAGGGGTGGTGAGACATggaacaatttatttatttatttatttttttttttgcggtGCCTTGTATGCTTTTGGggctagtgggagtttgttaGGATTgtgcccctaaaagcaagacatgatgtaacaaagttagacttaatcATCCCCCTATTAtcattttggtgtattgacatggatttgagcattcaacccatgtctcttacattgtacatgacttgggcacattaggagttgcatagaagatacaaattatgggttccttgtaagtagataagttgtccacaattggtTTATAGATTTAGGTTATCCAATAGAGATTGTAGTACACCACCTCTTAATTAGAAGGATGACTTTTCTTGACCgtcaggatgggtttcccatggtgagtgcacaagtgtatgtgatgcacattagACATGACCTACtatgaatcatgacacaaggctatcaattgtcatgattcaccaaactactatactgtatggattctcaaccttgagaggatattgagtctatgctaaaatcaataggaggcctTGACCTTTATgtgagaccctaaagtagtcatatatccttatggattgggtcactattgatgaaggttagtggcaacaggtattcccaatataggcaccatgatatctcatgggattgagatagtatATCCCTTTGGgagatccaaaggacatgtgatcatgaaacatatggtcatagtaattcctttagtggaatttgacatatgctccttagagttagagtgtgtcagttgatcacataataagtgggatatgtaattcaaggatttgagaggtaatcttgataggtgataacactaccatgttagattatggacattAGTTCGTGGAgagtctgcatgtagtggatagtaggtcacggaccCAAACACTtagtgtcttgttgttatttacataggatactgaagtttagttgattctttatagtaagatgttgaatcaacttcagaattggattctgagggagctagtactcctataggttttagtgattactactctaagctcatataccttattgGCATAGATTATAAGAGTTAGATTgactctaagttcacttttgtgcataaggatgttttgataattatgcaaggttctatagggataagtgaacaaggtctttggattgggttaattgattaattagtaggcccaattgagttaattaatcaattagaacccattttaggctagattaagtgactaaGCCCATATGgccttaagtcacttaagcctaattaAAATCCCGACAAATATCCCCTAGGGCTTAGGGCTTTCATAactttttgtcttccaccatccaaagagaGAACCATAGATTCCACCATCCTTTCCTCCCCACCAGAAGTATGTTAAGAACAAGGTTAAGTTATTGAGTGGAAGATCGTGTGTTTATAAGACTTCCAACAAGTTAAAGGTCGTCTTCAACACTTGgtatttaaggtttgggaacatccaaatctaaaggttagtactttaaccctaaaaaatcaaatattttttttttataaattggtaTTGCCTCCATTGCTTAAATCTAAAATGCCAataattggtattagagcttaATGTTATAAGCACGCTTAGATCTTTATTTAAGGTGAgctgacattttttttttttttgcagccTTGATATTATCCCATGGCCAAGGAATGCATGTATAGCATCCatcagaatccaattctaaagttaattcaacatcccATTGTAGAGAATTAACTACACTCTAGTGACCTATGTAAATAGCAACGAGATGAAACTCGGTTTATGGCCTACTATCTACTACATGTGGACTCTCCATGAATTGATGTCCATAATCTAAGAAGGTAGTGCTATCTCCAATCAAGATTATATTGGGATTgagaaatagaaaacatgacatgatgtaatagatagatattcatttataaatttatttatttattttgttttcccattTATTATGCCCTTTTGCATTTTTCAGTTATTTGAGCATATGCcccacatcacttgcattgtacatgtctttggtgtattaggagttgcacagatgATCCAAGTTATGAGTTCCTTATAGAGTGATGAGTTGTCCATAGTCGATTATGGACTTCGACAATCTATctgagactatagtgcactacctcctaactGGAGGGATGACTTTTCTTGGTCGTcaggatggttttcccatggtgagtgaactagtatatgtgatgcacattggacaagacctatggtgaatcatgatgtaaggctatcgattgtcatgattcatcaagctACTATAATACATGGATTTTCAACCTTGAAAGGATATTGAGCATGTGCCAAAGTTGATAGgaggctttaacctatgggtgagaccctaaggtgatcacatatccctatggattgagtcattcTTGATGGAGATTGttggtaataggtattctcaataaagacaccatgatatctcatggattgagatagtgtgtccccttgggtgatccaaaggacatgtgatttagaagactatggtcataacattttctttagtggaaatttTATGTATGCTCCTTGGATCTAGAGTATATTAATtatgaacactagttcatgagaAGTCTACATGCAacggatagtaggtcatgaaccCAAGctttgtcttgttgttatttacatagagtACTAGAGTGCAGTTTATTCTCTTTAATagaatgttgaatcaaattcaaaattagattccgggtgagccaatactcctatgggtcttagtggtccccGCTTTGatctcatataccatgatgacacagTTTATGAAAgttggattggctctaggttcacttttttgtaattatgcaaggttgcacagacgataatgaacaaggtctatggattaggttaattgattaattagaagaCCCTgtatagttaattaatcaattagaactcgctttgggctagattaagtgactcgagtcttggtgggctcaagtcacttaagcctagtaagaGAACCTTATAAATAACCCCTTAAGATCTAAATATTTTAGAGACAATCATCTTCCACCTCCATTGAGTGAGAAAGAGACAACCAAGGTGTTCACCCTTTCAAAGCCCACACTTTGTAATCAAAAGATCGTGGTTCGAGTCATTGGACGAAAGATCTTGGGTATAAGAGACCTTTAAATTCTTCAAGCTTCATCTTTATCGagtgaaattgatttgggaacgtccaaatcaaaggtaaagttttcTAATGACTTTTCTCTAGATCctagaatattaaaaattttatttttgctttcattccaTAGGATCTAGAGGCCTTAGGTAGTTTGCATGCACCTACACAATCTAAGGCTTAGGAATTGAGAGATCCAGGTTTCCTAACATATTACCTCTCCAATCGTTGAGTTGAAAatcctacttattatgtgagcaattgacatactctagatctaaggagcatatgtcaaattcatAAAGTGAAATGCTATGTCCATAGTCTtttagatcacatgtcctttgaatAACCCAAAGAGACAAATTATCATAATACCATAAGATATCTTGGTgcttttattgagaatatttgttgccatcaacctccatcaatagtgacctaatcatagagatatatgactattttaaggtctcacccattggttaaagcctcctattgactttggtacaagctcaatatcttaaggttgagagtccatgttgTATAGTAGCTGGTGAACCATGACAATTAATAGCCTTAAATCGTGATTCATTGTAGGTCTAATATAgggtgcatcacatacactagtgtactcaccatgagAGAACCATCTCGAtagccaagacaagtcattcctCCAGTTatgaggtagtgcactatagtttTGGATGGATTTCCAGATCCATGAATTGATTGAACAACTCATCACTctataaggaacccatgacttgaatcttctctacaactcctaatgcatccaagtcatgtacaatgcaagtgatgtgagTTGAATAATCATATCAATGCATAAAAGGGATAGCATGGGCATAGTGAAgcctaactttgttacatcatatcttgCTTTTAGGGCTCAATCCTAACAAATATCTCTTTGGgtttaaagaaaattaagtcTTGGTGGAAATAATGACAAATGTCAAAATCTCCACCATTCCTTGGCTTATAAAAAGGGAACCCATAGCTCATTTTCAAGGGGGATTCTCTCAAGCATTTTGAGAATggaaactttttaaattttagagaaaaatggAGAGTAAGAGATAGCTTGGAAGAATGCTTAGCTTGGAAGAGAATCGAAAACTTACTAGAAGGCAAGTGGTTCACTTGTGGGAAGATATCTTGGTAAGCTcactttgatttaattattttctttttattattagtttatttacattttcttttgattcttgaGATGATATGTATATTAGATGTGGATATTGAAGGCAACACACTTGATTGTTGGATATTTGTTCTTCATctatgaaggttttttttttctttgtttattttgatttttttaagaagataCTTGATCTATTGAATAATTTGTGGTTCAGTAGTTTTTCATGCCTTACTTaatttggttttgtttgatttttttgttgtagTTATTTTACCCTTTTTGAAGCCCactaattaaataatgataTGAGGcttatttggatttgaaatccttgtttttctcttgatttctttcttggaggtttcatttttccttttcgttttaatagtttttgaaaactttgtgactgattttaaattaaaatttgagagcCTCAAATTGTATGTTTATTTGCCAAAGAGATTTTCTCTATAAAAGGCCATTTGGAGcctttttttgcctttttgggttttctttaaaaatctagttataAAACCCATTTTCAAAGCCACTTTAGCCAAATTTCAAGCATCCCTTAATGGCCATTTTCGTGGCCTAAGGTCAAGCTTCTTACCATAGGGTTTGGTTTTACCATCATGCTTGAGAAAATGGATAGTTATCTCATTGTTTTAGTGATTTTTGAAAGGTtttataaactaatttttagaGCATCATTTTTAGCCCTTTTGAATCCCTTTTTATGGTCATTTGAGACTTGagattatgattattttatggTCATAAATGGCTGCCACTGACTTTGGCAAACAAGGTTTAGTTTCACGTGGGAACATAACTCTCCATCCTCTATTCGGTGTTTATACTAGCAATAATTCGGTGTTTGCCTTCCTTCATCCTCTATTCCCTTATTATACACTTAGGATAATTTTCTAAGCTATTATTGAGTCTCCGTTAGTGGTTCACTATGACTCATTTGATCGTTGTCTTTGGACTTTCTTTGGAGACATTTTGGAGAATTTTAGGGATCTTTAAAGTGATTACTCACTGaactttgattttagtttaGGATCATGTTTAGTCTTGTTTGATTTAGTGCATTTaggttttattttgttttttctattgcATGATTTTTAGAATTAAGGGAGTTTTGGATATTTTGATCGCATGAGATTGACATTTCCGATATTTGATTGCATGTGGTTGGCATTTTGATTCTTAGTTTCAAgagtttgaattttaatttttgttaaacataagaccatttctatattttctttttgttacttgattttggttttatattttgcatgtaatcatttttctttttaatttttgttaatgcATGGCTTGCATTTGGTCATTGAGGCATGGATATTTTAGTATGAAGACACGTGAAGAAAGGCATGGGAATTAAAAGAAGTCTTTGGAGGATGATTCTAGAGGAAGGAGGCTTTTGTAGGAGGCATTCATGTGAAGTGCGTGAGCTAGGAAGACTACTTCACCATGTGTCCAAGTTACACCATGTGAGACCATCAAAGAGCACTTGATCATCATGCATTTTTTTAGATAAGCACCATTAGCAGCTTTGAGAGAGTACCACATAGCAGTAGAGATTTTTCCGTAATACTATCACGCATTAGCTATGAGGATGATCAGGGCATTCTAGGAGGTGGGTTCTAGAAGGCTCCAAGAGCTTCGGGGGGATTAGGGACATGCAAACATCATGCCATGCAGGGCTGATTTTGTGAGGGGCATAATGAACTAATCTTTGCTCTGCTCTAGTTCTGGAAGCTTGAAGGGGGTTCTAGAGTCTTCTTTTCTATTCACGATCATCATACACCCAGTCAGAGAGTTTAAGGATCATCTCATTCAGATCAGTGTGTTCGTCATTCTTTATCTCCCTCTTGTCTACTACTGGGGAGATCATCATACTCCTCTATTGGCAAGCTTAAGTTGGACACCGACATCACTTCCAGAGGGTCATTGTTATGTAAAGTGTGATTAAAGGGTCAAAGCTTAACCCTAATTGATATTCATCCATGTCAATATATAGTACATCAAGCAAACCTAATTAAGGGAAAACCgtgagtttaggaaacaatcctaaacaatagCAACTGCTTTCCTAAACCTAATTAAGGGAAAACCgtgagtttaggaaacaatcctaaacaatgccgtgagtttaggaaacaatcctaaacaatagcaactactttcctagaatatatcataatatctcaacaccctccctcaagttggagcatgAGGTTCAAAAATGCCCAACTTGGCAAGAAGATAATCAAATTGTTTCTTTCCAAGAGCCTTTGTAAAAATATCCGCCAATTGTGTAACAGTAGGAACATATGACGGAGCAATCAAACCATCTGTTATTGCATCCCGAACAAAGTGACAATCAACCTCAATGTGTTTTGTGCGTTCATGAAATACTGGATTTTTGGCCATATGAAGGGCTGACTGGCTATCACAAAAGAGCTTGATTGCCTTTGGGTGGTGCACACCCAGGCTCAGAAGCAACCCCTTCAACCATTTGAGCTCACAAGTAACTGCTGCCATAGCTCGGTATTCTGCTTCTGCGGACGAGCGGGAAACTGTGTGTTGCTTCTTTGTCTTCCAAGAAATAGGAGATTGCCCAAGAAACACAAGCCATCCGGACAAAGAGCGTCTAGTGACTGGACATGCTGCCCAATCAGAATCACACCAACCCTGCAGGGACAGATCACTATCTGCACGTAACAAGATACCCTGACTCGGAGTACCTTTCAAATAACGAACGACTCTCAAAGCCGCCTCCCAACGCTCAATTCTAGGCTCCTGCATAAATTGAGATAATATATGAACCGAGTAGGCCAAATCTGGACGGGTCACTGCCAGATAAATGAGTCGACCTACTAATCTGTGATAGGACTCAGGATTCAACAAGAGCTCCCCATTAGCGAGTCCTAATATGTGATTTTGCTCGATCGGGAAGCCACACGGCTTGGCTCCCAGTAATCCGGCCTCTGATACAATGTCAAGTGTGTACTTGCGTTGACACAAGAACAAACCAGCCGAACTCCTGGCCACCTCGATTCCGAGGAAATACTTCAAaacaccaagatctttcatcttaaaACAATCACTGAGATAGGCTTTAAAGGTCTGAAGTGCAGCGGAATCATTCCCAGAGATATTAAGATCGTCGACATACACTAGCACATTTATTTGAACATTGCCCTTAGTGTAAGTAAAAAGAGAATAATCAGAGTAGGATTGTAAGAAACCATATCCTTTAAGAGCCATGACCAACTTGGCAAACCAACATCTCGGAGCCTGTTTCAACCCATAAAGTGATTTCCGTAACCTGCAAACCAAGTTCGGATCGGAACGCTCAAATCCTGGGGGGTAGCTTCATATACACTTCCTCCTCAAGATCtccatgcaaaaaggcattgTGAACATCCA is a genomic window of Vitis riparia cultivar Riparia Gloire de Montpellier isolate 1030 chromosome 1, EGFV_Vit.rip_1.0, whole genome shotgun sequence containing:
- the LOC117920473 gene encoding uncharacterized mitochondrial protein AtMg00810-like, coding for MALKGYGFLQSYSDYSLFTYTKGNVQINVLVYVDDLNISGNDSAALQTFKAYLSDCFKMKDLGVLKYFLGIEVARSSAGLFLCQRKYTLDIVSEAGLLGAKPCGFPIEQNHILGLANGELLLNPESYHRLVGRLIYLAVTRPDLAYSVHILSQFMQEPRIERWEAALRVVRYLKGTPSQGILLRADSDLSLQGWCDSDWAACPVTRRSLSGWLVFLGQSPISWKTKKQHTVSRSSAEAEYRAMAAVTCELKWLKGLLLSLGVHHPKAIKLFCDSQSALHMAKNPVFHERTKHIEVDCHFVRDAITDGLIAPSYVPTVTQLADIFTKALGKKQFDYLLAKLGIFEPHAPT